ACATATTAGTCTGTTTATGTCTGTAGGTGCTGCATTAGTGCTGTTTGCATTGCACTGACTAATGTTTGTGTAGCTGAAGCTGGAAAGTACATCAGTGGTGGTATTATTATTGGCAGTATTATTACATATCGGAGTGATAACGCAATTTCCCAACATTTTCCGTGACATATTAACCTCAATAGGAAAAAACCTAACCATACAGATCCCTTGTCTATGGCATTTATTAGAAAGGTAAGGCAATTTCAATGATTGGAGAAGCAGGAAATAATTATCTAATCATCACAATACAGATCCAGCCAGATGCACGTAAACAGAGGCGTGCTGGGAGTCAGTCCAGACTAGTAGAGtggccaaccctccaggattgccctggagtctccaggaattaaagattcatctctAATTACAGATGATGTCATGatatgaaacctccaggaatatgtccaaccaaaactgacaACCCTAGTCTAGAGACACATACTTAGAGAGATCTAAGTACTGTCGTGTCCTCAACAGCCTGTCTTCTATTCTTCTCCCGGCTTGGTTTTTAATTCTGGCAGTTATAACAAACTCAGAAgagcaaaaattaaataaatcagaCCACATATTGGAGGGAGTCAGTTAGCCACGGCTCACAAAAAGGGGTGAGGCTAGGAAGTGCTCTCGGTGAAACACGACTGAGTATTGTATGTGTAGCTATTATCCTGCTTCTAGGGCAACGGCAGGGACTACATTGGGTCAGGTTTTGCTAAGCAGATTCTTGCCTTGTTCAAATTTGAGAAAAATTCATCGTACATAATTCAGTCAGACAGAAGTTTATTGGCATTTAGAGTCAGTAGGCCAGTTCCTGGGCCttggctggggagagctgggtgcAGCTCACAGGAGAAGATTCAAAAGGGACCTTTTGGATCTTCCAAGTGGTGACTTCAACACTAGACCAGCCCCCTGGCACAGATTAGAGTAGCCATGTTCTAAACTATGCTGGCTGCCCATGACTCTCCTGGGCTGTTCCAGCAGCCAGGAATTGCCAGGGGCAGGGACATTCTGGCCAGGCCCCCTTTgaaaagtccagagaaaaggACTAGCGCTGAAGCTGTTGTAGCAGCTCTTTGCCACCCTGCGGGGTGCCCTAGGGAGGGGGAATTGTGAAATGGGCTAGCTGAGCTGGCTTTAGGGCAGCTTTGTACTGCTGCAGCACTGGCTGAGCATCCAGCCCTATGTTTTTATGATTGACTGCTTTCCTGCTACGTATGGTGCCTTAAGAATGGGTTTTAAAAGAGTAATTGATTTTGTTTAAAGCCTCATCTATGATTTCTTTGTCCTGGTAATAATAGGATCCCAAGGCACATAGCACTCAGGCAACCATCCTGCATATGAGGTCATTAGTGGCTTCTGTGTGATTCTCTGTCTAATGCGTACAATGGGTACAGAACAGTTCAAAGTCTGAACAGAAGCATAGGTCAGTCTCATTCATATTTCCAATTGAATCAGCAATCAGGCTTTTTCCTCTGTGCAGATTGACAACTTGGAATGCTTGGCACTGACGGTGTTTCTTGACTAGCATCAAATTTTATGTGATTGAGTCTTCAAAAGGCATGTTCTCCTTTCCAAATGTTGGCCTTTATTACGGCCCCTGAATCATCTCTTGCTTTTTAATCCTCTGTGGGAATTCCTTTAGgcatttttcaactgaaaaatgtCAGTATCACACAATAATTAGAGATATTGAATTTGAGAGCAAACTGGGGTAGCAGCACCAGGAAGGTGGTGGCTAGTTTGTTACTGAGAACTGAATGGTGCCATACAATGCACACCTCAAGCTGCCATTGAGTTTAGGGGGTTTGTGTGcttgtgtatgtatgtatgtatataatggcaggatcaagccctgagtgtgtgtgtgtgtgtgatgacaagatcaggcccttagtctcACTGCATGGATAGCAGAGAGCACATTATATTAAGAGCTTCAGTTAGGCCCTGCTTCAGCAGGGTACATAAGCTCATGGCTAACTGTCAATATTACCACTGAAGTTCTATTTGAAATGAATGAGACTACGGTGACCCAGGAATCTCTCAGTGCCATCTGGCAAGGGACACAGAGGGGGTGTACGTGTGTTACAGGaatcttctgccccagccctgatccccctcctgtaccccaaaccctcatccctggccccaccccagagcctgcacacccagccagagccgtcaccccccacaccccacccctctgccccagccctgagctccctcctacactccaaacccctcatccccagccccaccccagatccctcacccccagccagagccctcaccccctgcaccccaaccctctaccacagccctgagctccctcctacactccaaacccccccagccccagccccgtatacatcacctccatattggtgcacataacaaaattcattccacacatggatgtaaaaaattagagggaaaatTGATCTCAGCCAGGCTTGGCTGAAAATGCTGGAGAGACCTTTGGGTGagaaacttctttagacaggaaGTTAACCTGTTAGTTAGGTCTAGaaagaaagcatgttatgattttattttacaataaaCCATTTAAATCTCTATtctttgattgattgattgattgattgattgatagatatagtgaaaacaagagtAAGCgtaagtgctgtggtgttaaACCAGCTGGCGATCCTGAGTGTATTGTGACTTTGGGAACAGCTGACCTGATAATTAGGCGAGTCTCCAGTGGATCAGGAACAGAGCACTGCAGGGAATGCTCTGAGGACCCAGAggttggtgtgtgcctattgCTACCTGTACAGAGGAGGCGAGGCCTGTGGAGGCTGGTAGGCAGTGCTTGTGCTGTCAGAGAGCttatccacagcaggcacagaaaaGACTGCTCCATGCTAAAGGCAGGTGGTGGTAATGGTGAGGGGCCTCACCCCGCTGGGTACGCTGGGGAGTGTCACAATTAcgcccatgcttaaagttaggtatgtgCTCAAGTACCTCGCTGTCTAACATAGAGAGTAAGAGAAGCGCAGATCCTCATTATCCCCTATGGTCAGTTATTTGCTGCGTATGTGTTCTCGCTGCATGCTGCACTGGTTCTGGCCAGATAGTCCATACAGCAGGCTCGATCAAACTGCCCCAAAAGACCACAGACTttattcagtggcagaggtgcttggccaggtttattgccaagaAAGCACAGTATTAATGCCCTATACGTGCTACAAGTACACTtaatacatgtatgcccatgacaatggatcagctcagtgaatggcgggactttcagTTCCCCCCTCAACCGGCCAAAGACACCCCCTTTTTGACCCCTCTTTTATACGCCGATACAAACAAATTACGCATTGCCCCACTGACGTGGTTAGTTGCCACCCTTTACCGTGTACCTGTTGGTTTGATCAAATCGTCTCTAGCCATCACCCTGTCAGCCTGATCTTATCTTTAAGGGGGGGGTCAGTGTGTCCATGTATCATCTTCGGCGAGCGTGTTTATACCATAGCCTTGTATCAGGGTATTCTGGTACTAGCCTTCTGGAATATGTTTACAGAAATTCTCAGTGCCTAGGAATGCTTGTGTTTTTGCAAAGACAGCTCTGTTCTTGCCAAGTTCATATATCGGATCGTGAACCTGCAAGCAAGCATCTGCTTTGTAACAGGGCCTGACTTTTGCTCATAGCCAAActtttgctaactttgctttatatcagcagtGCCTGACTattttagttcaggccttaggccttacACCAGACCCGCTATACCAGGcctcatgtctcaggctctctctttctactacatcCTGCCAAATATGTGGTATTAGTAACCATGGGAAGCAAAGATGTTGATTCCTGCACTTTTACCCatccatgggtctgatccaatgtcttcccactgatttcagtgggcagactcccattgacttaatcgTACATTAAGTTAGAAACAAAAGGAGCCCCACCGTGGTTTGGGGCAATATATCACTGACTACACAACAGTCAAAGTGGATGTGTCTATAGATATTTTTGGGTAGAGACCATTTTGAATCTAGAACTTAGCTCTGAAGAATGTTTACCTGTTGAACAGGTGACCCAACAAACAGGATGCTATAATGCTGAGTGACAATGAAAGATTTAGAAAAAGCCTTCAAGAAACTTCATGAATGGTCCCTCAACACAAATGTTCTAGCATGGGTATTCAGTGTAGAGGGTTTCCCATCTGTAGATCTGATTACAACTTGACAGAACAGGAACTATCCCTATAGTTAGGGATCAATATAGGGATATCCCTAACTATAGTTAGGATCAATGTCAGACACTTTCCTGTTTCCATGGAACAAAGAGCTCCTCTTTGCCTACCTGCCAGGACCCCTGATTCCCAGGTCATTCTCAAGCTCAAGCAAGATCAAGGCAAGATGATCCTTATAGCTCCAGCCTGGCTGAGACAGATGTGGTACACAGAGTTCTGCAAATTGTCCACTCATGAACCTTTATTGTTACCAATAGTCAGAGATCTCCTGACACAGAACCACAGCTGGGTGCTACATGTTATGGCATGATTCATCCGTGGCTGAATGTAAAGAAGGCACATCGCTTAGTAGCAGTTCAGAAAGTACTCCTTAATAGCAGAAAGCCACCCACAAGAGCTACTTACCTGAGTAAATGGAAGTGTTTTTCCATCTGGGCCACCTCCCATAATTCTGGACCATTTTGTGTACCTTCAGGAGTCAGATCTAGCCCTTAGTCAGGGCACATCTGTCAGCCATCTTGGCATTTCACCCTTGCACAGATGATTAGACTGTTTTCACTTGCCCAATCACTACCAGGTTCCTTTAGGGTCTTGATAGATTGTTTTTATTTGTCAGAGACCCAACACCTTCTTGGGATTTAAATCTGCTGTTGTCTGCGGTTATTGACCCTCCTTGTAAGCCTTTAGCATCATGCTCATTTCAACATCTGTCAGCACAGGTAGCCTTCTTAAAGGCCATTACCTCCATCACAAGGATGAGAGAACGGAATGCATTGGTCACAGATCCATCCTCCACAGTCTTCTACAAAGACAAGGTTCAGCTGAGAATATACCCCATGTTCCTTACAAAGGTCAATTTCCATTTTAATTGGTTTATTCACTGGCCAGTTTCCTTCCTGAACCACATACACATAAAGACAAGCAGAGGCTCCGTACTTTGGACATTCAGCAAACATTGGTGTTTTACCTAAATAGAACAAAGcctttttgtgtcttttcccaGCTTTGCGTCTTTTATGGAATATATGAGAGACCACCCGATTACAACTCAGACTCTCGAAATGGATCACCAGCTGCATTACAATGTGCTATACTGGCAAAGGAGCAATGCCTCCTGAGAAACACACAGTGCTCTCAACAAGAGCTCATTTGAACTCAGCAGCATTTGTGGCACAATCCCAGTTATGGGCATCTGTAGAGCAGAGACATGGTTTCCATTCTCATTCCACACTCACCAAGCACTGTATGCTGCATCATAGAAGCATGCCAGTGTTGGGAAGCAGTCCCTCTTCTGATGAGACTCCCTACCCTGCCTCTTGGGGTAATATCTTGGGAGTCACCTAGAGTATAACAGGCGtatgcaagcacttgaagaaaaaatggttactcatcTTCTCATAATCATTGTTCTTCACGATGTTCGTAGGCATGTGTCCATTACACGACCCACCCTCCTTTCCTGATGCATCAGAGCCTACTATCGGTTCCGgtgtgaaggaactgaaggggggatGGGGCAACTCCACCCTTTATATCCTTGCTTCAGAGTATGAGGAGCCCAGCAGTGGGCAGAGCCACCCTGATGGGTACCACTACGGAAAACTCtccagcaccggtgcacgtgATGTGCAGACACCTAAAGTGTAATGGACATATTCAACACACCGTGAAGAACAGTTATGAGAAAGTGAGTCGCCATTTATGTTTTATTCTATGTTGACCACTTAACCCCTAACTCTATAGGGATTCATTTTCCATATACTCTTTTAAAAGGGGATTGGGCAAATAAAAATATCTAGATTTTAAGTAGAGAATAGGATATAAATTCCATTATCATGAGTATGATTAATTTAATAATACTGTATAAAACCTGTAGATATTATTTCCTAAATGCCAtctgttacttctaatttatactttaaatatatttatgaaTTGTGAATTTTTAAATGCACCTATTTCAATCTGGAGTTCTTTTTATATGTGGCTATTTTGTTATATGGGCTTTTCATTCTACATACAAGcttcaaatatattttgcttCTGTGCTGAATTGGaaattcaaacttttaaaaaagcttGAAATTCTGGAAGGAAAAAGTGTACAGAAACACAAAATCTATTATGCATATTTACATAATGTAGCACGTAATTTCTTTCTTCATAACTTGTCTTCTGTAAATCACCACATGCTAGTTAATTTGGATACAATTAATTATGAACAAATGGAAACTGCGTCCTAGACCACACATAAGTAATTTAAATGGGTAGAATATCTGTTACAATTTTGAAAACACAAGGTCTgagtttcagaagtgctgtgtaCCCTCAACTCCAAAAGAAGTCACCAGCAGCTTTTACAAACTCTTTAAGCAATATCTAGTCTAGTTTCCTTGAACAATACTGAATGAAGTGCTATTCTATTTGTGGTAGTATCACAGTGTTTATGCTTTAAAAGTACACGCATTTATTGTACTTCCTCTTAATGCCACTTGTACACATACGTGGATCTCAGAATATATCTGTACATGTTCAAAATCAATACACCTGAAATTGAATTAACTGGTGACAAGTTGAGCTGATTGCAAAATTTCAGAAATGTTAAAAATTTCAACCAGCACCAGCTGAAAACTGTTGCTGggattttccaaaatgaaaagggGACTcagtgaaagattggacaaagATACATTTGACCCAGTGTGACTATTTTCAATGTCATAGTTAGTAACAGTTCTTTCTCTTTGCTCTTAGGTATAAAGCGATAGTGAGACCGATGGATATCCAAGCCTCCCACGCGCTGATGAAGATTTGTGTGAAAGCTGCTATGATCTGGATTTTATCCATGCTGCTGGCCATTCCTGAAGCAGTGTTTTCTGACTTGCACCCTTTCTATGACAGAGACACTAACAAAACATTCATCAGCTGTGCTCCCTACCCACATTCTGATGGGCTACATCCAAAAATTCATTCAATGGCATCATTTCTGATCTTTTACATCATTCCTCTATCCATCATTTCAGTGTATTACTATTTCATTGCTAAAAATTTGATCCGGAGTGCTTACAATATACCTGTGGAAGGAAACATACATGTTAGGAAACAGgtatgaatttattttatttgaaagtaCATTACCCTTGTGGACgacatccaccttgattgcattggcctcattagcactacaaaagtacttttccctctcttgatattcaccccttcttgtcaactgttgagaataggccacttccactttaattgaattggcctcattagcactgacctcccacttggtaaggcaactcccatcttttcatgtgctgtaatgtactgcttactgtatttttcactccatgcatctgatgaagtgggttttagcccacaaaagcttatgcccaaataaatttgttagtttttaaggtgccacaaggactcctcattgtttttgctgatacagactaacacagctaccactttGAAACCTGTTCTCATTTAGTGGCTGGAGATTTGTGAATCTACTACTGCTTCCAGCTAAGGGCACAAACAGTATATGTTTATACTGGAGATGGCgttatttccagctcaggtagacatacccttcataGCTTTGATCAAGAGAGagtactaaaaataacagtgtccATGGGGGCACAAACAGTGAgctgggctagctgccccaagtacaatCCTGTCTGAAACCCTTGGCATGTACTTGCGGGACAAGTTGCTTGCACCAGTGTGGCTCCActcctatttttagcacactaggttgatcagagctagcacaggtatgtctccttgagctggaaatgacccctccagctccagtgtgctGCTATCCTTAGATCTTGTCTAAATGAGAAAGTTACAGTTCTTTAACTTGAAttgcttttaaacttttaaattagTACAGCCCCCTGTGTGGACTTTCCTATTTCAGTTTACATGTGGATTATTTCAGTCTGGCTTAATTCCCACTTGATTGTAAGTAAACTAACGTAAGCTAtgcttaaactgaaataagtgttAGTACAGGGTTTTGCTCCAGTTTCAATAAATCAGTTTAAATCCTCACCTTAAATTGAGCTggtgcaactttctcatgtagcAACTTTCTTGCTACTTTAGCTCAatcagtagaggctcatgcttttatgTTTTAGGCTCCAAGTCTGCTGTTAGCCTGAGTGGGGTCAGCTGTACAAACAATGACTTTACCCTCCGTCAGTAACAGATCTGAACTGAATTTCTTGAACCTTTAGAAATTTTCCCATCACTGGTTATCAGGTAGCACCATGTGGGTGAAAAGATGTGCTTTCAGCATAGTAAATGGGGGGATTTCACAAAGGATGTATCTTACATTACTTTTGAATGTTTATAAGTCTTTCTCCCACCATTCCCACCTTTCTGCCTGCTTGGTGACTGCTTTGATTACCCACTAAAGTGCACTAGAAGTATAAAGAGTCACTTCTCGCCTGTCCTTTCCCCAAAGGTTTGTATACAGAATTATAAAGATAGCAAAAAGTGAGTCTGCTCCAGCAAAGTCAGTCAATGATTTGACTCCTGCAGTGCATTCAGCAGTGATAGGTCTTTGTCTTAGATAAGTGATATTGATTTCTTTATTGCATTGTTTCCTTTCTTCATAGTGCAGATGTGGGCCACAATAGCTTCAGTATCAAATTAAggatacattaaaaatatatatgtacagtTCACTCATGAGAGACTTATCCCACAGGGTTTAATTTACAGTTAGATCTTTGGGGACATTTGACTGTCATCTGGTACATGTCAATCTTTTCTGAATTCAATAGCTAATTTTCAGCTTATGCAATTAAAGGAACACAAAATAAAGTCATGACGTGCTATGGCAGTGTTCTGTTGCCTGCTTCGTGCTTGCTTCTATCATGGGAAAAGATTTGCTTTTTGTGACCATCTTAATTCTCAATTTACTTATAGTGCTTTGGGATGTGACTATCTGACTCAAATCTTTCATGTGAGTAATGAGAATATAGCATTTGCCACATCGGGTCAGAGCACAAAAAGCCTCAAATCTTGCCTCAAGCAGTGCCAAGCAGTACCTAATGATTGTTCAGTGCTATACATTGAGGTGTGAAAAGGAGCACAAGTGTGTAAAGGAGTGGCTGATCAGACTTTGATACACTTTATAAACATCTATACGTCAAATGAGACCCATCTAACTCTCCTTAAATTTTACAAGGATGAGAGCTGGGATTCTGAATATGACTACTCAGCAAAAGCTGTGTACAGGCTAGTGTATACCAGTGTTCCTCTACCAGGGATACATATACCCttgggcaggggagggcaaactatggcccacaggccgcatccagcccgtcagggctttcaatccagcccacaacatttccagcagccaggccccctgcctgccctggccccgtgccacctcccggaagcggccagcaccacgtccctggtggggggggcgggggagggcagagggctccgtgcactgccctcacctgcaggcaccgccttccacagctcccattgcccgggaatggggagctgcggccaatgggagcttcaggggtggtacctgcaggcgagagcagcaTGCGGcggagctgcctgccccaccccactcccaggagccactgccagacactgggagtggtgcgaggCCAGGGCCGCTGCACACCGCTGCCACCCGGAGCTGCTCGAGGTAAGCGGTGCCGGGCCGGAGCCACATCCcgaacccttcctgcaccctgtaccctccaccccacaccccaaccccctgccctgagccccctgctgcaccctgcacccctcctacatcccaaccccctgccctgagccccttcctgcacaccgcacccccccacacacacagcccgcactccctcctgtaccctaaccccctgccccagccctacattcatggccctgcatacaatttccccaccgagatgtggccctcgggccaaaatgtttgcccactcctgcccctGGGGGGTACgcacaggtcttccagggggtacatcaactcatctagatatttgcctagttttacaacaggctacataaaaagcactggtgaagtcagtacaaactaaaatttcatacagacattgACTTgctatactatacactgaaatctATATTCTACTTGCTTCTATCTCTATATTCTACTTGCTTTATGtagaattatatggtaaaatgaaaaagtaaacagTTTTCAGTAATATTGTACTGTGATacgtttgtatttttatgtctgattttgtgagcaagtagtttttaagtgaggtgaaacttgggggtacgcaagacaaatcagactcctgaaaggggtacggtagtctagaaagattgagaacccctgatctgtCCAAGCTAGGAAGTAACAAAAGCAGTGAAGACAAGAATTTGAGAGCAGGTAATGAGACTCTGGGTATGTAACCAGCTTGCTGTGCTGTCTTCCTTGCTATTGTTACCTGTGCCAACTGGAGTCAGGCATAGGTAAGCGAGCCTGTGCACAGCGTTTGCTATGTTGTCATACCACAGTTTCAGCTCTCACCCTTCTCAACTGAAGCAATCAGAACCGAGCCCATTACTCTGCAAGGGCCTGAATGTGCCCAGCTGCTGCCCGGATATGGAAGAGCAGGGAGGCCCCAAGCGGTGTTCACAATTTCAAGACTTACATGCAGAGCAAGTGGAGCTGGCAGCAAAAGCCACTCTaggaagggtggggaggaggtaggGCATGACCACAAAGTGACATGCATACAGCAGCCTCTTAAGACAAGTGGTAGTACACTGTCTGTGCCAGCAAGGTCCAGGAGGCAttgcatctcccatgatgcaataCTGTCTAGAGGTTCCCTGGATGGAGCAGCTGTATCTTCCTCTTTTGGATGGTGGGTCCCCTCTAAGGTCTTGTCCTCTCTAGAAACATAAATATGTTTttacaatgagagagagagaacacattgTATCACcctagtgcagactgggcaggTTGTAGCTTTACTTAGATTTAGCTGCTCGAGGTGAACCCTAGGTCCCCCTCAGGATTTCCCCTTCGCCCTCTAAATCAATGTAAGACCACAGCTTGCCCTGTCTGTGTAACATGTTAGCTATCATGTGGTAAAATTACAGCTTTtcctagtgtaggccaggcctcagGGAGTTTGTCCTTTCATTGCGCCTCGGCCTTCTCCCATCATGGTTTGAACTGGAAGATTGGCACAGCCATTTCTGAGATGGCCCTGTGACAAGTTGGGGGTTCTGTCTGTGCAATTTACAAATGGTGGATGATATTATTAAATTGTATCATGAAATTTCTGTGTCACAGAAAGCCGATACGTATGTGGATCCATCATTGCTGACAGGACATGCAGCTGGTACTCACTAGACAAAGGACAATGGGGAATACTTAATGTTAATGATGGTTGTTTGATCATACAAAAGTTATCCTAAAGAGTGACTGCAACTTAGAGAAAGCCATTTTTACCCTTCTTCTCTGAGGGGAGGGTTTTTCTGGAGAACATTTACTAACCATAGATCAAAGAAACCCAGGAGACTAGGAGGGGTTTCAATAAGGAAATATACAAGAAGCTtggagaaggagaaaggaaggCTACAGGAGCTGGGGAAGAAGACTCCATGAAGGAGAAACAATGATCCCACCTGCCTGACGAGCAGGGTCTGCCGGCATTATATACGCGTATGTTTACCACATGGCCCCAAGTAGTAACGTATTTGCACTCTGTGAAGTATGCTAGGTAGCCCCTACCCTGGCTAATATGTTGCTGATTCTTGGACTTCTATAGACCATGCTGGGGTTAGTGATACTCTGTCACTGAGCATTAGGTTCACCTGAGTTTTATCTTTAAGATAGAAGAGATGTTTTAGTTGTTTGGTTTCTTACTTTTTGGGCAGCTGACTCGCTCAGTGCTAAAGTCCTGTCCAGTCCAGACTCCCCTGCAATAACTGTCTCATTTCCCCCACATCCACGCCCGGTGACAGGAAAAGTAATTAGCTTCCAATTTCACCAGCTTTTGCCAAAGTGAGGAACATTCGCTAATCTACTTTTCTCTTTGTTCTTTTCAGATTGATTCACGTAAGCGTCTGGCCAAGACAGTGTTGGTGTTTGTGTGCCTCTTTGCTTTTTGCTGGCTTCCTAATCACATCATCTATTTATACCGGTCCTACCATTATTCAGAGGTAGACACCTCAGTGCTGCACTTCATCACCAGCATCTGTGCTCGAATCCTGGCCTTTGCTAACTCTTGCGTAAACCCTTTCGCGCTCTACTTGCTCAGCAAAAGTTTTAGGAAACAGTTCAACAACCAGCTGTTGTGCTGCAGAACCCGTCTCCTCATCAGGTCCCAAAGCATGGGCAGAAGCACCACTCGAATGACCTCCCTCAAGAGCACCAACCATTCAGTGGCCATGTTCAGCCTCATCAACGGCAACCACATCTGTAATGAAGGCTGTGTATAGGGTACATGGCAGGGGACAGCTTTGGAAACTGTTGTGCGGTGTAGTTAGCATGGCTGCCTGCTCTGCTTTGCGGGGATAGTGCGTCGCATACATGCATAGAGAAATCAACTGCATACAAGAACTTCCAGGTACTTTAGGGCCTGACACCGTCATAGTGAACATCTCGTGTGATGTGCTGAACGCCTTCAGTGCCCACCGATTTAACAAGAGTTGAGTGCACTCAGCCCCTATAAGATCAGGCCTTCACTGGCTTGGAGTCAAATCCTGAGATCCATAGTTTTGCCTCAGTTCTGACTCAGGCAGACTCCAACCACGGTCACATAAAAAAATTGTGTAAGGGACTCAAGATTTGTCCCTTTGTTTGCGGAAACAGCTTCATGGAGGTTTTTTTCTCTGTCTTGTTTTTTGGCTGAAGTAAATTCATCTAAATGAGAgcaacccttttaaaaaaagtgaagtgTAGATCATTCCCTAGAGCTgtcaaatatttataaatgtttgAATACAGTAT
The Eretmochelys imbricata isolate rEreImb1 chromosome 1, rEreImb1.hap1, whole genome shotgun sequence DNA segment above includes these coding regions:
- the GRPR gene encoding gastrin-releasing peptide receptor, encoding MASEECFLLDLEVDNFILCNISINQSANLSILSDDWFYPGFLYAIPTIYGIIILIGLIGNITLIKIFCTVKSMRNVPNLFISSLALGDLLLLVTCVPVDASRYLADEWLFGRVGCKLIPFIQLTSVGVSVFTLTALSADRYKAIVRPMDIQASHALMKICVKAAMIWILSMLLAIPEAVFSDLHPFYDRDTNKTFISCAPYPHSDGLHPKIHSMASFLIFYIIPLSIISVYYYFIAKNLIRSAYNIPVEGNIHVRKQIDSRKRLAKTVLVFVCLFAFCWLPNHIIYLYRSYHYSEVDTSVLHFITSICARILAFANSCVNPFALYLLSKSFRKQFNNQLLCCRTRLLIRSQSMGRSTTRMTSLKSTNHSVAMFSLINGNHICNEGCV